One window of the Babesia bovis T2Bo chromosome 2, whole genome shotgun sequence genome contains the following:
- a CDS encoding ribosomal RNA assembly family protein: MEERKNHNKYRRDKPWDDETIDHWKVESFTEEDNKPPLLEESSFVTLFPKYREKYIQSIWGDVKRALGNYHIKCELDLVEGSMSVLTTKKTWDPYIIIKARDMIKLIARSVPFHQAKRILEDGVYCDIVKIGGMLRNKDKFIKRRQRLVGPGGSTLKALELLTQCYILTQGQTVSIIGSIKGIKIARRIVEDCMKNIHPVYHIKELMIKRELEKDEKLKGENWDRFLPQFKKRSVKRRKTQVKKKKSSGLLLPEQTPRKEDLLLESGEYFLLEEERQRRNRMNKLAEQHSKGLENRKKKAAAYDPEQNTTSESVEETPSAPSSEDTLLHVKPKKKKKTSVFI, from the exons ATGGAGGAGCGTAAAAATCACAATAAATATAGGCGTGATAAGCCATGGGATGATGAAACAATCGACCACTGGAAGGTTGAATCATTCACTGAGGAAGATAACAAGCCACCTCTTTTAGAAGAAAGCTCATTCGTTACATTATTCCCTAAATATCGTGagaaatatatacaatcaATTTGGGGTGATGTTAAGCGCGCGTTGGGGAATTATCACATAAAATGTGAACTTGACCTTGTCGAGGGCTCAATGTCAGTGTTAACGACGAAAAAGACATGGGACCCTTACATCATTATAAAGGCGCGTGATATGATAAAGCTGATTGCTCGCAGTGTTCCATTTCACCAAGCCAAGCGCATTCTGGAAGACGGGGTCTATTGTGATATCGTAAAGATTGGCGGCATGTTGCGTAACAAGGATAAATTTATTAAACGCCGTCAAAGATTGGTAGGTCCGGGAGGTTCTACTTTGAAAGCATTGGAATTACTGACTCAATGTTACATCCTGACTCAAGGTCAAACTGTATCCATCATCGGTTCTATAAAAGGTATCAAGATTGCCCGGCGCATCGTTGAAGATTGCATGAAAAACATCCATCCAGTTTATCATATCAAAGAGTTAATGATCAAGAGGGAGTTGGAAAAGGACGAAAAACTAAAAGGT GAAAACTGGGATCGTTTCTTACCACAGTTCAAAAAGCGTTCTGTGAAGCGTCGTAAGACACAAGTGAAAAAGAAGAAGTCTAGCGGCTTGCTATTACCTGAACAGACTCCACGTAAAGAAGATTTGCTTCTGGAGTCTGGAGAGTACTTCTTGCTGGAAGAGGAGAGGCAACGGCGTAACCGTATGAATAAGTTGGCTGAGCAACATTCCAAAGGATTGGAAAACCGTAAAAAGAAAGCGGCTGCATACGACCCGGAACAGAATACTACTAGTGAATCCGTTGAAGAAACGCCCAGTGCTCCAAGCTCGGAGGATACTCTGCTTCATGTGAAGCCAAAGAAGAAAAAGAAGACATCGGTCTTCATTTAA
- a CDS encoding putative splicing factor 3a subunit 2, which yields MDYQNRVGHKTGSGGPASAQDLASHNRDRLRRLALETFDLGKDPYLQKNHLGQLECRLCLTIHASDGSYLSHTQGRKHQMNLARRAAKEERNNFHQPIPKPVGMRHTSTVKIGRPGYRITKMRDPETNQFALLFEIEYPDIEGKPRYRVMSAFEQRMERPPDPAFQFLLFAAQPYETIGFKVPNLEIDDSPGKLYVHWDETLKLYVLQIQFRNSRTTKRLPALPHRPSVYTGVGPKFT from the exons ATGGATTACCAGAATAGGGTAGGACATAAGACTGGTAGCGGAGGCCCTGCCTCTGCCCAGGACCTCGCATCTCATAACCGGGATCGTCTTCGTCGCTTAGCGCTCGAAACTTTTGATCTAGGCAAGGATCCCTACCTTCAAAAGAATCATCTGGGCCAGTTGGAATGCCGATTATGTTTAACTATCCACGCCTCGGATGGTTCCTACCTCAGCCATACCCAGGGACGCAAACATCAGATGAATCTGGCACGTCGCGCAGCTAAAGAGGAACGTAACAACTTCCACCAACCAATACCTAAGCCA GTGGGTATGCGACACACCAGTACGGTGAAGATAGGACGCCCAGGTTACAGAATCACTAAAATGCGAGATCCTGAGACTAATCAGTTTGCACTGCTATTTGAAATAGAATACCCTGATATTGAAGGGAAGCCACGTTACCGTGTAATGTCAGCATTTGAACAGCGTATGGAGCGACCACCAGACCCAGCATTCCAATTTCTGCTCTTTGCGGCACAGCCATATGAGACTATAGGTTTCAAAGTGCCTAATTTGGAAATAGACGACAGTCCTGGCAAGCTATATGTGCACTGGGATGAGACTTTGAAACTTTACGTGCTGCAGATACAATTTAGG AATTCTCGTACAACCAAACGTTTGCCGGCACTGCCACATAGGCCAAGTGTATATACTGGCGTAGGACCAAAGTTTACATAA
- a CDS encoding putative mannose-1-phosphate guanyltransferase, with product MKCVILAGGHGTRLRPLTLTVPKPMIPFCNRPIVEYQIKASKEAGVDHIILAISHEQNNMVPMIKELSERCNIRIDCSIEKESLGTAGPLKLAKNLICDPADNCKEFLVLNSDIICSYPFAEMISAHRKNNADATILVTKTTHPSDFGVIVHDETYRIHEFVEKPSQFISNQINAGIYVLNKNMLDYIPDGSVSIERYLFPTMVAMGRTYCHPLNGLWADIGKPSDYIRAQQLYLTGRPKDEEIMMLRCEGDSEDDYIKESHVMLKTQGGLLVRLRNVNNSAMKDPLEGEPADISSFSFIGANVIIRPPVIIHPTSSIGRGCVLGPNVCIGPNTVVGEGCRIVRTTILDGVRLNGHVYIEGSIIGWESQLESWARIEGLTVLGKDVKVGEGLFVRGSIVLPHKSITTSVYESGTIII from the exons ATGAAGTGTGTTATTTTGGCTGGAGGCCACGGGACGCGCCTCCGGCCGCTTACATTAACGGTTCCTAAGCCCATGATACCATTCTGTAACCGTCCTATAGTGGAATATCAGATAAAAGCCAGTAAGGAG GCTGGAGTTGACCACATTATTTTAGCTATATCGCATGAGCAAAATAACATGGTGCCAATGATAAAGGAACTTAGTGAAAGG TGCAATATCCGTATCGACTGTTCAATTGAGAAGGAGTCACTAGGAACAG CTGGGCCTTTGAAACTTGCCAAAAATCTCATTTGTGATCCTGCTGATAATTGCAAAGAATTTTTAGTGCTAAATAGTGATATAATCTGCAGCTACCCCTTCGCCGAAATGATATCCGCGCATCGCAAGAATAATGCAGATGCTACAATACTTGTAACCAAAACTACACACCCAAGTGATTTTGGTGTTATTGTACATGACGAAACATACCGCATTCATGAATTTGTGGAGAAACCATCGCAATTCATCTCTAATCAGATCAATGCAG GTATATATGTCCTGAACAAAAACATGCTAGACTATATACCCGACGGTAGCGTATCTATCGAGCGCTACTTATTTCCTACCATGGTCGCTATGGGACGGACTTACTGCCACCCTCTTAATGGGCTTTGGGCAGACATTGGAAAGCCTTCCGATTACATCCGAGCGCAGCAGCTTTATTTAACAGGCCGACCTAAAGACGAAGAAATCATGATGCTAAGATGTGAAGGTGACAGTGAAGATGATTACATAAAAGAGTCACATGTAATGTTAAAGACACAAGGCGGCCTGTTAGTGAGGCTGCGTAACGTAAACAACAGTGCCATGAAAGATCCATTAGAAGGTGAACCAGCGGATATATCGTCATTCTCATTCATCGGAGCTAATGTGATTATACGACCACCCGTTATTATCCATCCTACTTCAAGCATAGGACGAGGATGCGTCCTAGGCCCAAATGTATGTATAGGCCCAAACACTGTTGTCGGTGAAGGTTGTAGAATTGTCAGGACGACTATTCTAGACG GCGTTCGGCTTAATggccatgtctatatagaAGGCAGTATTATAGGCTGGGAATCACAACTTGAATCATGG GCGCGTATAGAAGGTCTTACTGTACTAGGGAAAGACGTTAAGGTGGGAGAAGGGCTATTCGTCAGGGGTTCCATTGTCCTTCCTCACAAGTCCATCACTACCAGTGTCTATGAAAGTGGCACTATAATAATTTAA
- a CDS encoding Sodium/hydrogen exchanger family protein, producing MVRLCGEWLFVSIPIYLGPLLAKVDGKPALRSAVASLPRLKDRSGFYGRKDEDSSSATSVDINGATDADKSPVHFIGDIPDAGLNDGALHSWTEGLDYYSIDPRSEMASENTVGDAKLTFVATCGSADELRLEDLKDAVKNPAMVPPHVAQLIILACFICLSACLLQFIISKVNEKIPISIACFIFGMITYAFAVLLEPYGFDDPLSKSINGLRRIDSSVLYYGVLPILLYEATQDINWYSFCNFFLGGISLAIVGVVLQVGILGLLFHYVLNISPSKHITLSFLLASILSSTDPVAVLAVLSGVKAHPKLSSIFNGESLINDGSSVLLFQFFYLLLVGETKPIWYHILVFCKLLLLSPLLGMIVGVIVTMWISIFRKHHSAQCLAVITVGHLLYFISEYTMNLSGPLAIVCYGVFIKAYGLIAFDREALDKHHHFVEGICLIANSAVFMISGALTVGMLQAQLQGAGVLSLLGKLIAMYILLNLARAFMILVFSPLLSYVGYGLNYKETLLLIWGGLRGAIVLVMGLRLESDRNTPDEISDLLAFYIGGSVMLILLLQGLTFEMLYRLLRPYPMKPFRRVYLLKVMKVIDREFSLEVEWLRTHWLFKNTDAVERAIRLVPKMATIRWNATGNLEFDIPDIDNAFAGTPVPSPIQTHLFQEGIQFDASSQIDRCHTLYSCSVQSDNSSAEDGEEALEKKQGIDKDALKSMSPRPSGRSTPRSQVKSPRRDSSPVEETDNTEEKDRPLLTYSIMNVNYNMDNLRYDPKRYLQLLEHSVTDDMGSSQDYLNQSTMSYIMESNSVRSTAPPNVGLSDSIVTTDNTLTRSDTDATINLDNLYQRPVHKRFAASTVVPRMESDDRIFEYSQYEDGDGQDSDHGNSGVRRVLRKEQEGELYIMIFNAFSDMYNKLYHSALIDGGSLLMLQATLDTASDFALKKLQKRSIAAWAAVLADAPPDCNFVESDVGVEAMDGFEFEWFVLHSMIEKRVKDIDGWFGIQFLNFSQHNAVQSVLELLVSYIDVHQHLLDRGGRNLELLLEGKLLNSFRAQISKAKCYIASLYQRYPQDFDHGLITMGACMMLRIKRDVVNEQSTQGLLLEEDRVRIVEILEDQLFSVATTHNRISMFKRIFRRAFHALTCWYLWRRNSS from the exons ATGGTTCGCCTTTGTGGCGAATGGCTATTTGTATCGATCCCAATTTATTTGGGACCGCTATTGGCAAAGGTTGATGGTAAGCCTGCGTTAAGATCAGCTGTTGCGTCGTTGCCAAGATTAAAGGATAGGTCTGGATTTTATGGCAGAAAAGATGAAGATTCTTCATCCGCCACTTCCGTAGACATTAATGGTGCAACAGATGCTGATAAATCTCCAGTTCACTTCATTGGGGATATACCTGATGCTGGCTTGAATGATGGAGCCCTGCATAGTTGGACTGAGGGTTTGGATTATTATTCCATAGATCCACGTAGTGAAATGGCATCAGAAAATACCGTTGGTGACGCTAAGCTAACATTTGTTGCGACATGTGGCTCAGCAGATGAGCTACGTCTAGAAGATCTCAAGGATGCTGTGAAAAATCCAGCAATGGTTCCACCTCATGTAGCTCAGTTGATAATTCTGGCATGTTTCATTTGTCTTTCAGCATGTCTTTTACAGTTTATAATATCAAAGGTAAACGAGAAGATCCCGATATCGATTGCATGTTTTATCTTTGGTATGATAACATATGCCTTTGCTGTGCTTTTGGAGCCCTACGGCTTTGATGATCCTCTGTCTAAATCTATTAACGGGCTCCGTAGGATTGACAGCTCGGTGTTGTATTATGGTGTTTTGCCCATATTACTCTATGAAGCAACACAGGATATCAACTGGTATTCATTTTGTAACTTCTTTCTTGGAGGCATCAGTCTTGCCATTGTTGGTGTAGTACTTCAAGTGGGTATCCTGGGACTATTGTTTCACTACGTCTTGAATATTTCTCCGTCTAAGCATATTACCTTGAGTTTTTTGTTGGCTTCCATCCTGAGTTCCACGGATCCTGTAGCTGTCCTTGCGGTTCTTAGTGGTGTAAAGGCACATCCCAAGCTATCCTCCATTTTTAACG GCGAGTCACTTATCAATGATGGTTCGTCCGTCTTACTTTTTCAGTTTTTCTACTTGCTACTAGTGGGTGAAACAAAGCCAATTTGGTACCATATACTTGTTTTTTGTAAGCTACTACTATTAAGTCCTCTTTTGGGTATGATTGTCGGCGTTATTGTGACCATGTGGATAAGTATATTCAGGAAGCATCACAGTGCCCAGTGTCTTGCTGTCATTACCGTCGGTCATTTGCTGTATTTCATATCTGAGTATACGATGAACTTATCAGGTCCATTAGCTATCGTATGCTATGGTGTCTTTATTAAGGCCTACGGTTTGATAGCCTTTGACCGTGAGGCTTTGGATAAACACCATCACTTTGTGGAGGGTATCTGCTTGATAGCGAATTCTGCTGTGTTCATGATTAGCGGTGCGCTTACTGTAGGTATGTTACAAGCTCAGCTTCAGGGGGCAGGCGTTCTATCCCTTTTGGGCAAATTGATTGCcatgtatattttattgAACTTGGCCAGGGCTTTTATGATTCTTGTATTTAGCCCACTCTTGTCATATGTTGGATATGGCTTGAACTACAAAGAG ACATTGTTACTCATTTGGGGAGGACTGCGTGGTGCCATAGTGCTTGTCATGGGTTTGCGTCTAGAGAGTGATCGCAACACTCCTGATGAAATAAGTGACCTTTTGGCTTTCTATATTGGCGGTAGTGTCATGTTAATTCTGTTATTACAGGGATTAACCTTTGAGATGTTATATCGTTTACTTCGTCCGTATCCAATGAAGCCATTCCGGCGTGTCTATTTGCTTAAGGTGATGAAGGTTATTGACCGTGAGTTTAGCTTGGAGGTTGAATGGCTTCGTACACACTGGTTATTTAAAAACACTGATGCTGTGGAACGTGCTATCCGTTTAGTGCCGAAAATGGCCACCATAAGGTGGAACGCAACGGGTAACTTAGAGTTTGATATACCTGATATTGATAACGCTTTCGCTGGCACCCCCGTGCCTTCACCTATTCAAACACATCTATTTCAAGAGGGAATACAATTTGATGCATCCTCACAGATTGATCGCTGCCACACTCTCTACAGTTGCTCCGTTCAATCCGACAATTCGTCGGCGGAAGATGGCGAGGAAGCGTTAGAGAAAAAACAGGGCATAGATAAAGACGCATTGAAGTCTATGTCTCCTAGACCATCAGGACGGTCTACACCACGATCGCAGGTAAAATCACCCCGTCGGGATAGTTCTCCAGTGGAAGAAACAGATAACACTGAGGAAAAGGACCGACCTTTATTAACGTATTCTATAATGAACGTGAATTATAACATGGATAATTTACGGTATGACCCAAAAAGGTATCTTCAGCTTCTGGAGCACTCTGTAACCGATGATATGGGCTCTTCCCAGGATTATCTGAATCAGAGCACCATGTCATACattatggaatccaatTCAGTTCGTTCGACTGCACCACCGAACGTAGGCTTGAGTGACTCAATAGTTACTACTGATAACACGTTAACTCGTTCGGATACGGATGCAACTATTAATCTAGACAACCTCTACCAACGCCCTGTACACAAACGCTTTGCAGCTAGCACAGTGGTACCTCGAATGGAAAGTGACGACCGTATTTTTGAATACTCTCAGTATGAAGACGGTGATGGCCAAGATTCGGACCACGGAAATAGTGGAGTGCGCCGTGTTCTTCGCAAGGAACAGGAAGGTGAACTATACATTATGATATTCAATGCCTTCTCTGATATGTATAACAAATTGTACCACTCTGCTCTCATTGATGGCGGGTCTCTACTCATGCTACAGGCCACTCTGGACACCGCATCTGACTTTGCTTTGAAGAAGCTGCAGAAGAGGTCCATTGCTGCTTGGGCTGCAGTGCTTGCTGATGCGCCTCCAGATTGCAATTTTGTTGAGTCTGACGTAGGAGTGGAGGCTATGGACGGATTTGAGTTTGAGTGGTTCGTGTTGCATTCCATGATAGAGAAGCGTGTCAAGGACATTGACGGGTGGTTTGGTATTCAGTTTCTGAATTTTTCACAACACAATGCAGTTCAATCCGTCTTGGAGTTGCTGGTATCATACATTGATGTGCATCAGCACCTCCTAGATCGTGGCGGTCGTAATTTAGAATTATTACTCGAGGGCAAGCTTTTGAATAGTTTCCGCGCTCAGATAAGCAAGGCCAAATGCTACATTGCATCTTTATATCAAAGGTATCCACAAGATTTTGACCATGGGTTGATAACCATGGGTGCTTGCATGATGCTTCGGATTAAGCGTGACGTTGTGAATGAGCAGTCAACTCAAGGTTTGTTGCTTGAGGAGGACCGTGTTCGTATCGTAGAGATTTTGGAGGATCAGCTGTTCAGTGTTGCGACCACGCATAACCGCATTAGTATGTTTAAGAGGATTTTCCGTCGTGCCTTTCATGCACTCACGTGTTGGTACCTTTGGCGCCGGAACAGCAGTTGA
- a CDS encoding Ribosomal protein L22p/L17e family protein gives MHSWIWVFQLATSVHIIAFVINDSGNHGIQPLGAILRTSRSKKMEIVQRINSPFPRRNYKGDSPCDRMVANSLKQWKKIMLDEAYRREYNWPYRKRHKGGRLDKIQLERRVQAVARWQLLSPIKVNKIFRQIKKLPVMVAMGDLAQRGANRYAVAIYKLIKSALTNAQRMYGDDNVPLAPKFRELTATNGGFIKKPLFRAKGRCDIIRKPKAHIKVVLTV, from the exons ATGCATTCTTGGATTTGGGTTTTCCAGTTAGCCACATCTGTCCATATCATTGCATTTGTGATCAATGATTCAGGTAATCATGGGATCCAGCCATTGGGCGCTATTTTACGTACCTCAAGATCCAAGAAAATGGAAATA GTTCAAAGAATCAACTCACCATTTCCTAGAAGGAATTACAAAGGAGATAGTCCATGTGATCGTATGGTGGCTAATTCGTTAAAGCAGTGGAAAAAGATCATGCTTGATGAAGCATATCGACGTGAGTATAATTGGCCTTATCGTAAGCGACATAAGGGCGGCAGATTAGACAAGATTCAGCTTGAAAGAAGAGTCCAAGCAGTTGCACGTTGGCAGCTATTATCGCCCATTAAAGTTAACAAAATATTCAGACAAATAAAAAAACTGCCTGTAATGGTTGCCATGGGCGATTTAGCACAACGGGGAGCTAATCGTTACGCAGTAGCTATTTACAAGCTAATTAAATCTGCCCTAACCAATGCTCAACGGATGTACGGTGATGATAATGTACCTTTGGCCCCCAAATTTAGAGAATTAACAGCAACCAACGGAGGGTTCATTAAAAAGCCACTCTTTCGTGCGAAAGGTAGATGCGATATCATAAGAAAACCCAAGGCGCATATTAAAGTTGTTTTAACCGTTTAA
- a CDS encoding DnaJ domain family protein — protein sequence MEQKPRKRQNAADKSASKQETPTKTTKRGTFNFIRFVKDYSVVIILSICLLFGILLKYFEDKYHYMQNFSEFGEDIYAIMGVSRKATDAEIKAKYRHLNHQWHPDKNPDCIDCKDKFMKLKAAYKILSNPELRKLYDETDGRTINMIPSSTIELTQTNYDELVRSSSDIWVVQLYSDDSPDCQYFSKTWEEAGSKMGQFAKFGRVNSLLNPKAAKKLPIKAQLLPAVMMIYPGGDYDLFPQDVLKSFKQFKNYFLSVYPNAVITCKDYADFKKKAAVDIKRPSMLFHASHLGMATPIPILHLAIKYQWAFDTFWMSPVQSVYTNPEFISDLTHSSTNDNNMIAVTTVIQIKGDSDAGALLYSADKNELIGVTSYSRSELPLLYRNIENLILLTSPPLELTRENFKYLCMGNDRRSEKFCLIVSGNAYKTFDEAKVLTILGKYDISNNIGSVFAIFIEDTEANPPPTMTAEIQLARLPESRTTQTMSDLLGDSVVLLDVSRGKFCAVASPNSKYMCGVEDDTELAWVNDIAEGAYDTLSWHDITKVFGGRFEDRCIKASKQWYNIF from the exons ATGGAGCAAAAGCCCCGTAAGCGGCAAAATGCCGCTGATAAAAGTGCATCCAAGCAGGAAACACCCACTAAAACGACTAAGCGTGGCACCTTTAACTTTATACGATTTGTAAAAGACTACTCCGTTGTAATTATATTGTCAATCTGCTTACTGT TTGGCATCCTTCTTAAGTATTTTGAAGACAAATACCACTATATGCAAAACTTCTCGGAGTTTGGTGAAGATATTTACGCCATTATGGGCGTGTCTAGGAAGGCGACGGATGCTGAAATCAAGGCAAAGTACCGCCACCTGAATCATCAATG GCATCCTGATAAAAACCCAGATTGTATTGATTGCAAGGACAAGTTTATGAAGCTGAAGGCTGCATACAAGATATTGA GCAACCCTGAGTTGAGGAAGTTGTACGATGAGACTGACGGGCGTACTATTAACATGATTCCTTCGTCCACAATTGAATTGACTCAAACGAATTACGACGAGCTTGTGCGAAGTTCTTCAGACATTTGGGTTGTTCAATTGTATTCGGATGATTCCCCCGATTGCCAATACTTTTCAAAGACATGGGAGGAGGCTGGTAGCAAAATGGGCCAGTTTGCCAAATTTGGCCGTGTAAACTCTCTGCTTAATCCCAAGGCAGCTAAGAAGCTTCCAATAAAAGCACAGCTGCTTCCTGCTGTTATGATGATATACCCTGGGGGTGACTACGATCTATTTCCACAGGATGTTTTAAAGTCCTTCAAGCAGTTTAAGAACTACTTTTTGAGTGTTTATCCAAATGCAGTGATTACGTGCAAAGACTATGCTGATTTCAAGAAGAAAGCCGCTGTTGACATTAAGCGCCCATCTATGCTATTCCATGCGTCACATCTGGGAATGGCTACGCCTATTCCCATTTTGCATTTGGCCATCAAGTATCAATGGGCTTTTGACACATTTTGGATGTCTCCTGTACAGTCGGTGTACACCAACCCTGAGTTTATCTCTGATTTAACTCATTCTTCAACGAATGATAATAACATGATCGCAGTTACTACTGTAATTCAAATCAAAGGTGATTCTGACGCTGGTGCACTGTTATACAGTGCGGATAAAAATGAGCTTATAGGTGTTACTTCTTACAGCAGGAGTGAACTACCATTGCTTTATCGTAACATAGAGAATTTGATTCTACTTACCAGCCCACCTTTGGAACTTACGCGTGAGAACTTTAAGTACCTTTGTATGGGCAATGATCGGCGCAGTGAAAAGTTTTGTCTTATCGTCTCAGGCAATGCGTACAAAACATTTGACGAGGCCAAGGTGCTTACTATTCTTGGTAAATATGATATTTCTAACAACATTGGCAGCGTTTTTGCCATTTTTATCGAGGACACTGAGGCCAACCCTCCTCCAACAATGACTGCCGAGATACAGCTTGCACGCTTACCTGAGTCAAGGACTACACAAACCATGTCAGATCTTTTGGGCGATTCTGTGGTCCTTCTAGATGTAAGCAGAGGTAAATTTTGTGCAGTGGCATCTCCCAACAGCAAGTACATGTGTGGAGTGGAAGATGACACCGAGCTGGCCTGGGTCAATGACATAGCTGAAGGTGCATACGATACACTGTCGTGGCACGACATAACGAAGGTGTTCGGTGGCAGATTTGAGGATCGCTGTATCAAGGCAAGTAAGCAATGGTACAACATCTTCTGA
- a CDS encoding putative integral membrane protein: MAHNHAISTMAAMASRNTKAANRAKASMKRFRTAVTKILNEVEESDADTLDSVSVADAIKRVKADATEVLTDLHGYSEEITATKASDELYNSLLTELKGYLDKIDAVQSRLSMVESDPSEATASNETPTVVKSVKIASSPRETAQSSNVQRQLQQQLAPPSFISPIDSTIFNERSEQISHLRSSVYDIHDIYVQIGDIAEQQGDQLDNIEMNMIRTLGDTLETNVAIQNTADRESTSWRHRFVICVLLLCLIVIIFKYRSL, translated from the exons ATGGCGCATAATCATGCCATTTCAACGATGGCCGCTATGGCTTCGCGGAACACAAAAGCCGCTAACCGTGCTAAGGCTTCAATGAAGCGTTTTCGTACGGCTGTAACAAAGATTCTGAATGAG GTTGAAGAATCAGACGCGGATACTTTGGACAGCGTCAGTGT AGCTGACGCCATTAAACGTGTAAAGGCAGATGCCACTGAAGTGCTTACGGACTTGCATGGGTATTCCGAGGAGATAACTGCAACGAAG GCATCTGATGAGCTATATAACTCCTTGTTAACGGAGCTAAAGGGTTACTTAGATAAGATTGATGCCGTGCAATCTCGTTTATCTATGGTAGAATCTGATCCTAGTGAGGCTACTGCGTCTAATGAGACTCCAACAGTAGTAAAGAGCGTGAAAATAGCCTCAAGCCCTCGTGAAACTGCTCAAAGTAGCAATGTACAAAGGCAGCTACAGCAGCAATTGGCTCCTCCTAG TTTCATATCTCCAATTGATTCCACCATTTTCAACGAACGTTCTGAGCAGATCAGTCATTTACGTTCAAGTGTCTACGACATCCATGACATATATGTTCAAATTGGCGATATAGCAGAGCAACAAGGAGACCAATTGG ACAACATCGAGATGAACATGATACGGACGCTTGGTGACACACTGGAAACCAATGTAGCTATACAAAACACGGCTGATCGTGAAAGCACATCATGGAGGCACAGATTTGTGATATGTGTATTGCTACTATGCTTGATTGTCATCATTTTCAAGTATCGATCTCTTTGA
- a CDS encoding Ubiquitin-conjugating enzyme family protein yields the protein MMPLTLLRCVLLTLVVCGTNVLSLRNLRHVNHSTLCFNNYRNRSYFNRLEKELDNFRNNPPPNCTLEVFGSRKDIWIITWVGLPGTIYEGETYRLKILFPKEYPLKAPTVYFLQPAPVHAHVYSNGDICLSSLGSDYLPTATVTSFVLSIISMLSNATEKRLPADNHLHAEMPPGSADARYLYHDDKC from the exons ATGATGCCGCTTACTTTGCTGAGGTGTGTATTACTTACCCTCGTTGTTTGCGGTACCAATGTACTTTCGTTGCGTAATTTGCGCCATGTAAATCATTCCACTTTGTGTTTTAACAACTATCGCAACCGTAGCTACTTTAATCGTCTGGAGAAG GAATTAGACAACTTCAGGAACAACCCACCCCCAAATTGCACCTTGGAAGTATTTGGATCACGCAAAGATATCTGGATTATAACCTGGGTTGGTCTTCCTGGTACTATCTATGAAGGTGAAACGTATCGCCTCAAGATATTATTCCCCAAGGAATATCCCTTGAAGGCACCCACTGTATATTTCTTACAGCCAG CACCTGTACACGCCCACGTGTACTCAAACGGCGACATTTGTTTAAGTAGCCTTGGATCGGACTACTTGCCTACTGCAACTGTTACAAGTTTTGTTCTTAGCATAATATCAATGTTATCTAACGCCACTGAGAAACGTTTGCCAGCCGATAATCACCTGC ATGCGGAAATGCCACCTGGTTCAGCAGACGCGCGATACCTCTATCACGATGACAAATGTTAA